A stretch of Pseudobacteriovorax antillogorgiicola DNA encodes these proteins:
- a CDS encoding SCE4755 family polysaccharide monooxygenase-like protein — MKLLTMIASIILSGALAPDLGFSHARLRVVNADNTVPKLVPRNSSDANKGGATTDDMPCGRNSVNRGTNPVVLVVGETVEFEIEETINHNGRYEMNLSTAGQINFTNIVTITDDQAGAPSRANPNRYTGSFVVPDTPCTDCTLQMVQVMVNGANETYYKSCVDAIITSADAPPPAAPTGFAVSK; from the coding sequence GTGAAATTATTAACGATGATCGCTAGTATCATCTTGAGCGGAGCATTAGCACCAGACCTCGGCTTTAGCCATGCCCGACTTCGGGTTGTAAATGCTGATAACACAGTACCAAAATTAGTTCCACGAAACAGCAGCGATGCAAACAAGGGCGGTGCAACCACCGACGATATGCCTTGTGGTCGGAACAGCGTCAACCGAGGGACCAATCCAGTTGTGTTGGTGGTAGGCGAGACTGTTGAATTCGAGATCGAAGAAACGATCAACCACAACGGTCGTTATGAGATGAACCTTTCTACCGCTGGCCAGATTAACTTTACCAACATCGTTACGATTACAGATGATCAGGCCGGAGCTCCCTCACGAGCAAACCCTAATCGCTATACCGGTAGCTTTGTCGTTCCCGACACCCCCTGCACAGATTGCACCTTGCAGATGGTTCAAGTCATGGTGAATGGCGCAAACGAGACTTACTATAAGTCATGCGTTGATGCCATCATCACTAGTGCTGACGCGCCACCGCCAGCAGCACCAACTGGCTTTGCAGTAAGTAAGTAA